In one Capra hircus breed San Clemente chromosome 22, ASM170441v1, whole genome shotgun sequence genomic region, the following are encoded:
- the CHCHD4 gene encoding mitochondrial intermembrane space import and assembly protein 40 isoform X1, with protein MAYCRQEGKDRIIFVTKEDHETPSNAELVADDPNDPYEEHGLILPNGDINWNCPCLGGMASGPCGEQFKAAFSCFHYSKEDVKGSDCVGQFRAMQECMQKYPDLYPQEEEGEEEERPADPSQEAAASEASAAKEAAASS; from the exons ATGGCCTACTGCCGGCAGGAAG GGAAGGATCGAATCATATTTGTGACCAAAGAGGACCACGAGACTCCAAGCAACGCAGAGCTGGTGGCCGACGACCCCAATGACCCGTACGAGGAGCATG gaCTGATCCTGCCAAACGGAGACATCAACTGGAACTGCCCGTGCCTTGGGGGGATGGCCAGTGGCCCATGCGGGGAACAGTTCAAGGCGGCCTTTTCCTGCTTCCACTACAGCAAGGAGGATGTCAAGGGGTCGGACTGTGTGGGCCAGTTCCGGGCCATGCAGGAGTGCATGCAGAAGTACCCAGACCTCTACccccaggaggaagagggggaggaggaggagaggccaGCAGATCCCTCACAGGAAGCAGCTGCCTCCGAGGCCAGCGCAGCCAAAGAGGCGGCGGCGTCGAGCTAA
- the CHCHD4 gene encoding mitochondrial intermembrane space import and assembly protein 40 isoform X3 — MRRKDRIIFVTKEDHETPSNAELVADDPNDPYEEHGLILPNGDINWNCPCLGGMASGPCGEQFKAAFSCFHYSKEDVKGSDCVGQFRAMQECMQKYPDLYPQEEEGEEEERPADPSQEAAASEASAAKEAAASS; from the exons ATGAGAA GGAAGGATCGAATCATATTTGTGACCAAAGAGGACCACGAGACTCCAAGCAACGCAGAGCTGGTGGCCGACGACCCCAATGACCCGTACGAGGAGCATG gaCTGATCCTGCCAAACGGAGACATCAACTGGAACTGCCCGTGCCTTGGGGGGATGGCCAGTGGCCCATGCGGGGAACAGTTCAAGGCGGCCTTTTCCTGCTTCCACTACAGCAAGGAGGATGTCAAGGGGTCGGACTGTGTGGGCCAGTTCCGGGCCATGCAGGAGTGCATGCAGAAGTACCCAGACCTCTACccccaggaggaagagggggaggaggaggagaggccaGCAGATCCCTCACAGGAAGCAGCTGCCTCCGAGGCCAGCGCAGCCAAAGAGGCGGCGGCGTCGAGCTAA
- the CHCHD4 gene encoding mitochondrial intermembrane space import and assembly protein 40 isoform X2, producing the protein MAEAVGTGKDRIIFVTKEDHETPSNAELVADDPNDPYEEHGLILPNGDINWNCPCLGGMASGPCGEQFKAAFSCFHYSKEDVKGSDCVGQFRAMQECMQKYPDLYPQEEEGEEEERPADPSQEAAASEASAAKEAAASS; encoded by the exons ATGGCAGAGGCAGTTGGCACAG GGAAGGATCGAATCATATTTGTGACCAAAGAGGACCACGAGACTCCAAGCAACGCAGAGCTGGTGGCCGACGACCCCAATGACCCGTACGAGGAGCATG gaCTGATCCTGCCAAACGGAGACATCAACTGGAACTGCCCGTGCCTTGGGGGGATGGCCAGTGGCCCATGCGGGGAACAGTTCAAGGCGGCCTTTTCCTGCTTCCACTACAGCAAGGAGGATGTCAAGGGGTCGGACTGTGTGGGCCAGTTCCGGGCCATGCAGGAGTGCATGCAGAAGTACCCAGACCTCTACccccaggaggaagagggggaggaggaggagaggccaGCAGATCCCTCACAGGAAGCAGCTGCCTCCGAGGCCAGCGCAGCCAAAGAGGCGGCGGCGTCGAGCTAA